In Bradyrhizobium lablabi, one DNA window encodes the following:
- the alaS gene encoding alanine--tRNA ligase — MSGVNEIRSTFLNFFKENGHEIVPSSPLVPRNDPTLMFTNAGMVQFKNVFTGVEKRPYQRATTSQKCVRAGGKHNDLDNVGYTARHHTFFEMLGNFSFGDYFKDRAIELAWKLVTKEFGLPKDKLTATVYIDDDEAFNLWKKIAGLPESRIIRIAGSDNFWQMGDTGPCGPCSEIFYDHGDKIWGGPPGSPEADGDRFIEIWNLVFMQFEQLEGGVRNPLPKPSIDTGAGLERVAAVLQGKHDNYDIDLFVALIRAISELTGADPQGPQKASLRVIADHLRASSFLIADGVLPSNEGRGYVLRRIMRRAMRHAQLLGAKDPLMHRLVWALVREMGQAYPELVRAENLIEETLRLEETRFRKTLEKGLSILDEKSRGLKKGDMFDGDTAFTLYDTYGFPLDLTQDALKSRGIGVDQAAFTDAMDRQREKARAAWAGSGDTATENVWFPLREKLGATEFLGYETETAEGVVAALVKDGKEVDSLKPGESGALVLNQTPFYAESGGQVGDTGVMTGEGVRFRVTDTQKKAGDLFVHLGTVEQGTLKPGTALLLQVDHARRTSIRAHHSATHILHEALRQVLGDHIAQRGSLVAPDRLRFDFVHPKPITPEELSRVEDIANEVVLENDEVTTRLMAVDDARDAGARALFGEKYGDEVRVVSMGKSARGHGSNALGWSVELCGGTHVRRTGDIGLISVTGESAVASGVRRIEALTGRHARKHANDAIVLAKTAAAELRTTVEDVPARIAALMEERKKLERDLSDARKKLAMGGGASASSGSSASAAGIREVGNVKLMARSVEGIEMKDLKSLADDGKKQLGSGVVAIVGVTEDGKAGVVVGVTSDLTSRFNAVDLARVASGVLGGKGGGGRPDMAQAGGPDGAKAGAALSAIEKAMAGA, encoded by the coding sequence ATGAGCGGCGTCAACGAGATCAGGTCGACATTTCTGAACTTCTTCAAGGAGAACGGCCACGAGATCGTGCCGTCGTCGCCGCTGGTGCCGCGCAACGATCCGACGCTGATGTTCACCAATGCCGGCATGGTGCAGTTCAAGAACGTTTTTACGGGCGTCGAGAAGCGGCCCTATCAGCGCGCCACCACCTCGCAGAAATGCGTGCGTGCCGGCGGCAAGCACAATGATCTCGACAATGTCGGCTATACCGCGCGGCATCACACTTTTTTCGAGATGCTCGGCAATTTTTCGTTCGGCGATTATTTCAAGGACCGCGCGATCGAGCTTGCCTGGAAGCTGGTGACCAAAGAGTTCGGCCTGCCGAAGGACAAGCTCACGGCGACCGTCTATATCGACGACGACGAGGCGTTCAACCTCTGGAAGAAGATCGCGGGCCTCCCGGAATCGCGCATCATCCGCATCGCCGGTTCCGACAACTTTTGGCAGATGGGCGACACCGGCCCGTGCGGGCCGTGCTCGGAGATTTTCTACGACCACGGCGACAAGATCTGGGGCGGACCGCCGGGCTCGCCGGAAGCCGACGGCGACCGTTTTATCGAGATCTGGAATCTCGTGTTCATGCAGTTCGAGCAGCTCGAGGGCGGCGTGCGCAATCCGCTGCCAAAGCCCTCGATCGATACCGGCGCCGGGCTCGAGCGTGTCGCTGCCGTCTTGCAGGGCAAGCACGACAATTACGACATCGATTTGTTTGTCGCGCTGATCCGTGCCATCTCCGAATTGACCGGTGCGGATCCGCAAGGGCCGCAGAAGGCCTCGCTGCGCGTGATCGCCGATCATCTGCGCGCCTCGTCGTTCCTGATCGCCGACGGCGTGCTGCCCTCGAACGAAGGCCGCGGCTATGTGCTGCGCCGGATCATGCGCCGCGCGATGCGCCATGCGCAACTGCTCGGCGCCAAGGACCCGCTGATGCATCGCCTGGTCTGGGCGCTGGTGCGGGAGATGGGCCAAGCGTACCCCGAACTGGTCCGCGCGGAAAACCTGATCGAGGAAACGCTGCGGCTCGAAGAGACGCGCTTCCGCAAGACGCTGGAGAAGGGACTATCGATCCTCGACGAGAAGAGCCGCGGCCTGAAGAAAGGCGACATGTTCGACGGCGACACGGCTTTTACGCTGTACGATACCTATGGTTTTCCGCTTGATCTTACGCAGGACGCGCTGAAATCGCGCGGCATCGGCGTCGATCAGGCGGCCTTCACCGATGCGATGGACCGGCAACGCGAAAAGGCGCGTGCGGCGTGGGCGGGAAGCGGCGATACCGCTACCGAGAATGTCTGGTTTCCGTTGCGCGAAAAGCTCGGCGCGACTGAATTTTTGGGCTACGAGACCGAGACCGCCGAAGGCGTGGTCGCGGCCCTTGTGAAGGACGGCAAGGAAGTCGATAGCCTCAAGCCGGGCGAGAGCGGTGCACTCGTCCTGAACCAGACCCCGTTTTATGCCGAATCCGGCGGTCAGGTCGGCGATACCGGCGTGATGACCGGCGAGGGCGTGCGGTTTCGGGTCACCGATACCCAAAAGAAGGCCGGCGATCTCTTTGTGCATCTGGGCACCGTCGAGCAGGGCACCCTGAAGCCCGGCACGGCGCTATTGCTCCAGGTCGATCATGCAAGGCGCACCTCGATCCGCGCCCATCACTCCGCGACGCACATCCTGCACGAGGCGCTGCGCCAGGTGCTCGGCGACCACATCGCGCAGCGCGGTTCGCTGGTGGCGCCAGACCGGTTGCGCTTCGACTTTGTGCACCCAAAACCGATCACGCCCGAAGAGTTGAGCCGGGTCGAGGACATCGCCAACGAGGTGGTGCTGGAAAATGACGAGGTCACCACAAGGCTGATGGCGGTGGACGACGCCCGCGACGCCGGCGCCCGCGCCCTGTTCGGCGAGAAATATGGCGACGAGGTGCGGGTGGTGTCGATGGGCAAGAGTGCTCGCGGGCACGGCAGCAACGCGCTCGGCTGGTCGGTCGAATTGTGCGGCGGCACCCATGTGCGCCGCACCGGCGATATCGGCCTGATTTCAGTGACCGGCGAAAGCGCGGTGGCTTCCGGCGTTCGCCGCATCGAGGCGCTGACCGGACGCCATGCCCGCAAGCATGCCAACGACGCAATCGTGCTGGCAAAGACTGCGGCGGCGGAGCTGCGCACCACGGTCGAGGACGTGCCGGCGCGCATCGCCGCGCTGATGGAAGAGCGCAAGAAGCTCGAACGCGATTTGTCGGATGCGCGCAAGAAGCTCGCGATGGGCGGCGGCGCTTCCGCCTCCAGCGGCTCATCGGCGAGCGCCGCCGGCATCCGCGAAGTCGGCAACGTCAAGCTGATGGCGCGCTCGGTCGAAGGCATCGAGATGAAGGACCTCAAGAGCCTCGCCGATGACGGCAAGAAACAGCTCGGCTCCGGCGTGGTCGCAATCGTCGGCGTCACCGAGGACGGCAAGGCCGGCGTCGTGGTCGGCGTCACCTCCGATCTCACTTCACGGTTCAACGCGGTCGATCTGGCGCGCGTCGCTTCGGGCGTGCTCGGCGGCAAGGGCGGCGGCGGCCGCCCCGACATGGCGCAAGCCGGCGGCCCCGACGGCGCCAAGGCGGGAGCCGCGCTCTCGGCGATTGAAAAGGCGATGGCTGGCGCCTAA
- the gcvT gene encoding glycine cleavage system aminomethyltransferase GcvT, with amino-acid sequence MLARELETQLKHTPLYALHVARGGKMVPFAGYEMPVQYATGVLREHQHTRAAAGLFDVSHMGQLALHAKSGKVEDAALALERLVPQDILSVAPGRQRYAQFTNASGCILDDLMVANFGKHLFLVVNAACKAEDEAHLRANLSDTCVIEPLPERALIALQGPNAEAVLAKFCAEAPAMRFMDAGPHRVDGIDCFVSRSGYTGEDGFEISVPSDEAEALASALLANGDVLPIGLGARDSLRLEAGLCLYGHDIDTTTTPVEGALEWSIQKSRRKGGARAGGFAGADLILSQLETGAPRRRVGLRPEGRAPVREGAPLFADEKSSERIGTVTSGGFGPSLNAPVAMGYLTSPLASSGALVFAELRGQRLPLRVSPMPFVANTYKR; translated from the coding sequence ATGCTTGCGCGCGAACTCGAAACTCAGCTCAAACATACCCCCTTATACGCGCTGCATGTCGCGCGCGGCGGCAAGATGGTGCCGTTCGCGGGCTACGAGATGCCGGTGCAATACGCAACCGGCGTGCTTAGGGAACACCAGCATACCCGCGCCGCGGCCGGCCTGTTCGACGTCTCGCATATGGGCCAGCTCGCGCTGCATGCGAAATCCGGCAAGGTCGAGGATGCGGCGTTGGCGCTGGAGCGGCTGGTGCCGCAGGACATTCTCAGCGTTGCGCCCGGCCGACAGCGCTACGCGCAGTTCACCAATGCGTCGGGGTGTATTCTCGACGACCTGATGGTGGCGAATTTCGGAAAGCATTTGTTTCTCGTGGTCAACGCCGCCTGCAAAGCCGAGGACGAGGCGCATCTGCGCGCCAATTTGTCGGATACTTGCGTGATCGAGCCGCTGCCGGAGCGCGCCCTGATCGCGCTGCAGGGGCCGAACGCGGAAGCAGTCCTGGCAAAATTTTGTGCAGAGGCGCCGGCCATGCGGTTCATGGACGCGGGTCCTCACCGCGTCGATGGGATCGACTGTTTTGTCTCGCGGTCCGGCTATACGGGCGAGGACGGCTTTGAGATTTCGGTTCCCTCTGACGAGGCCGAGGCACTGGCGAGCGCCCTGCTTGCGAATGGCGACGTGCTGCCGATCGGGCTAGGCGCCCGCGACAGCCTCCGCCTCGAGGCAGGCCTTTGTCTTTATGGCCACGACATCGACACCACGACGACGCCGGTCGAGGGCGCGCTGGAATGGTCGATCCAAAAAAGCCGGCGTAAGGGCGGCGCCCGCGCCGGCGGTTTTGCCGGCGCGGATTTGATCTTGTCGCAGCTTGAGACGGGCGCCCCGCGCCGCCGGGTCGGACTCCGGCCGGAGGGCCGTGCGCCGGTCCGCGAGGGCGCGCCGCTATTCGCCGACGAAAAATCATCCGAACGGATCGGCACGGTCACCTCGGGCGGATTTGGCCCCAGCCTGAATGCGCCGGTCGCGATGGGATATCTCACCTCGCCGCTCGCTAGCTCCGGCGCGCTGGTGTTCGCCGAGTTGCGCGGCCAGCGATTGCCGCTGCGCGTTTCGCCGATGCCCTTCGTTGCCAACACTTACAAACGCTGA
- the gcvP gene encoding aminomethyl-transferring glycine dehydrogenase, translated as MTMHHRHANEPAASFVRRHIGPSPRDVTAMLETVGAKSLSTLMAETLPSSIRQKTPLDLGTALSETEALSHMRELASQNQVFTSLIGQGYSGTILPAVIQRNILENPAWYTAYTPYQPEISQGRLEALFNFQTMICDLTGLDVANASLLDEATAAAEAMALAERAAQTKTKSFFVDAEVHPQTLAVLRTRAEPLGWNLIVGDPLADLAHADVFGGLLQYPGTSGAVRDLRPAIATLRGKGALAVVAADLLALTLLASPGALGADIAIGSAQRFGVPMGYGGPHAAYMAVREALKRSLPGRIVGLSIDSRGQPAYRLALQTREQHIRREKATSNICTAQVLLAVIASMYAVYHGPEGLTHIARSVHRRASVLAAGLRKLGFAPRSEAFFDTVTVDAGDKREEILARALSEKINLRIGARTLGIALDETTTSAIVEAVWRAFGGELRYADVETGVRDALPAELKRATAFLTHPVFHAHRSETELLRYMRKLSDRDLALDRAMIPLGSCTMKLNATAEMIPLTWPEFGSLHPFAPREQAKGYYALFARLEQWLCDMTGYDAISLQPNSGAQGEYAGLLAIRDYHQARGEPHRKVCLIPSSAHGTNPASASMVGMEVVVVACDARGDVDVDDLRAKAEKHSKDLAAIMITYPSTHGVFEEHISEICDIVHGHGGQVYLDGANMNAQVGLARPGDYGADVSHLNLHKTFCIPHGGGGPGMGPIGVKAHLAPFLPGHPVTDGASPRAVGPVSAAPFGSASILTISYIYILMMGGEGLTRATEIAILNANYIATRLDAHFPVLYRNAKGRIAHECIVDPRPLKQTSGVTVDDIAKRLIDYGFHAPTMSFPVPGTLMIEPTESESKAELDRFCEAMIAIRREISEIEAGRFKVEASPLRHAPHTVHDIADDSWARPYSRAEGCFPAGVSRMDKYWCPVGRVDNVYGDRNLVCSCPPVEDYAQAAE; from the coding sequence ATGACCATGCATCACAGACACGCCAACGAACCAGCCGCCAGCTTCGTCCGCCGCCACATCGGCCCCTCGCCGCGCGATGTCACCGCGATGCTGGAGACGGTCGGCGCCAAAAGTCTCTCCACGCTGATGGCCGAGACGCTGCCGTCATCGATCCGGCAGAAGACCCCGCTCGATCTCGGCACGGCGTTGAGCGAGACGGAGGCGCTCTCGCATATGCGCGAGCTTGCCTCGCAGAACCAGGTTTTTACTTCGCTGATCGGTCAGGGCTATTCGGGCACGATCCTGCCGGCGGTGATCCAGCGCAACATTTTGGAAAATCCCGCCTGGTATACGGCCTATACGCCGTATCAGCCGGAGATCAGCCAGGGCCGGCTGGAGGCCCTGTTCAACTTCCAAACCATGATCTGCGATCTGACCGGGCTCGATGTCGCCAATGCCTCGCTGCTCGATGAAGCGACCGCGGCGGCGGAAGCGATGGCGCTGGCTGAGCGCGCCGCACAGACAAAAACAAAATCGTTCTTTGTCGATGCCGAGGTGCATCCGCAGACGCTCGCCGTGCTGCGCACCCGCGCCGAGCCGCTGGGCTGGAATCTGATCGTCGGCGATCCCCTCGCCGATCTCGCTCACGCCGACGTTTTCGGCGGCTTGCTGCAATATCCGGGAACTTCGGGCGCGGTGCGCGACCTCCGTCCAGCGATCGCAACGTTGCGCGGAAAGGGCGCGCTCGCCGTGGTCGCCGCCGATCTACTGGCGCTGACGCTGCTCGCTTCGCCGGGCGCACTCGGCGCGGATATCGCGATCGGATCGGCGCAGCGTTTTGGCGTGCCGATGGGATATGGCGGACCGCACGCGGCCTATATGGCGGTGCGCGAGGCGCTGAAACGCTCGCTGCCCGGACGCATCGTCGGGCTTTCGATCGATTCCCGCGGCCAGCCGGCCTATCGTCTCGCGCTGCAGACCCGCGAACAGCATATCCGCCGCGAAAAGGCGACCTCCAATATCTGCACCGCGCAGGTGCTTTTGGCGGTGATCGCCTCGATGTACGCGGTCTATCACGGCCCGGAGGGACTGACCCACATCGCGCGAAGTGTGCATCGCCGCGCTTCCGTGCTGGCGGCGGGATTGCGCAAACTCGGTTTTGCGCCGCGGTCGGAGGCATTTTTCGACACGGTGACGGTCGATGCCGGCGACAAGCGCGAAGAAATCCTCGCCCGGGCGCTGTCTGAAAAAATCAATTTGCGGATCGGCGCGCGCACGCTCGGCATCGCGCTGGACGAGACCACGACATCAGCGATCGTCGAGGCGGTGTGGCGCGCGTTCGGCGGCGAGCTGCGTTACGCCGATGTCGAAACCGGTGTGCGCGACGCGCTGCCGGCAGAATTGAAGCGCGCAACTGCGTTCCTCACCCACCCGGTATTCCACGCCCACCGCTCCGAGACTGAGCTGTTGCGTTACATGCGAAAACTCTCGGACCGCGATCTCGCGCTTGACCGCGCGATGATTCCGCTGGGCTCATGCACCATGAAGCTCAACGCCACAGCCGAGATGATCCCGCTGACCTGGCCCGAATTCGGCTCGCTTCATCCGTTCGCACCGCGTGAGCAGGCGAAAGGCTATTACGCCCTGTTCGCGCGGCTTGAACAATGGCTGTGCGACATGACCGGCTATGACGCGATCTCGCTGCAGCCGAATTCGGGCGCGCAGGGCGAATATGCCGGGCTGCTCGCGATCCGCGATTATCACCAAGCGCGCGGCGAGCCGCATCGCAAGGTTTGCCTGATCCCCTCCTCCGCGCACGGCACTAATCCCGCCTCCGCAAGCATGGTCGGCATGGAGGTCGTGGTGGTGGCCTGCGATGCCCGCGGCGACGTCGATGTCGATGATCTCCGCGCCAAGGCGGAAAAGCATTCCAAAGACCTCGCGGCGATCATGATCACCTATCCCTCGACCCATGGCGTGTTCGAGGAGCATATCAGCGAGATCTGCGACATCGTGCACGGCCATGGCGGCCAGGTCTATCTCGACGGCGCCAACATGAACGCGCAGGTCGGGCTCGCGCGGCCCGGCGATTACGGCGCCGATGTCAGCCATCTCAATTTGCACAAGACGTTCTGCATTCCGCATGGCGGCGGCGGCCCCGGCATGGGCCCGATCGGCGTCAAGGCGCATCTCGCGCCGTTCCTGCCGGGGCATCCCGTGACCGACGGCGCGAGCCCGCGCGCGGTCGGACCGGTGTCGGCGGCGCCGTTCGGCTCGGCGTCGATCCTGACGATTTCCTACATCTACATCCTGATGATGGGCGGCGAAGGCCTGACGCGGGCCACCGAAATTGCGATCCTCAACGCCAATTACATCGCAACCAGATTGGATGCGCATTTCCCGGTGCTGTACCGGAACGCAAAAGGCCGGATCGCGCATGAATGCATCGTCGATCCGCGGCCCTTGAAGCAAACCAGCGGTGTCACCGTCGACGACATCGCCAAGCGGCTGATCGATTACGGTTTTCATGCGCCGACCATGAGCTTTCCAGTGCCGGGCACGCTGATGATCGAGCCGACCGAATCCGAATCAAAGGCCGAGCTCGATCGTTTTTGTGAGGCCATGATCGCGATCCGGCGCGAAAT
- the gcvH gene encoding glycine cleavage system protein GcvH codes for MATLFTADHEWLRIEGDVATIGVTDYAQSQLGDVVFVELPKVGRSLKKAEAAAVVESVKAASDVYAPISGEVTEVNEALAAEPALVNSDAAGKAWFFKMKISDKSELDGLMDEAAYQKHTA; via the coding sequence ATGGCCACCCTGTTCACCGCCGACCACGAATGGCTCCGCATCGAGGGCGATGTCGCCACCATCGGCGTCACCGATTACGCGCAGTCGCAACTCGGCGACGTCGTGTTCGTCGAACTGCCGAAAGTCGGCCGCAGCCTGAAGAAGGCCGAAGCCGCCGCCGTCGTCGAATCCGTCAAGGCCGCCTCCGACGTCTACGCGCCGATTTCGGGCGAGGTCACGGAAGTCAACGAGGCGCTGGCCGCCGAGCCGGCGCTGGTCAATTCCGACGCCGCCGGCAAGGCGTGGTTTTTCAAGATGAAGATTTCGGACAAAAGCGAACTCGACGGCCTGATGGACGAGGCCGCGTATCAGAAGCATACGGCGTGA